From Streptomyces sp. NBC_00683, one genomic window encodes:
- a CDS encoding GNAT family N-acetyltransferase produces MAAGDTAVEIRDDRERGRLEAYEDGKAVGVIAYFVMYPEPGALVAVHTVVEPEHAGKGIAGALAAEFYVMAARQGVPVVPLCPYVAKWAQRHPEQAPEAPEELVQGARKQLESHPELL; encoded by the coding sequence ATGGCAGCAGGAGACACCGCAGTCGAGATCCGGGACGACCGGGAACGCGGCAGACTGGAGGCGTACGAGGACGGAAAGGCCGTAGGGGTCATCGCGTACTTCGTGATGTATCCCGAGCCCGGTGCCCTCGTCGCCGTGCACACGGTCGTGGAGCCGGAGCACGCGGGCAAGGGCATCGCGGGCGCCCTGGCCGCCGAGTTCTACGTCATGGCCGCGCGCCAGGGTGTTCCCGTCGTCCCGCTCTGTCCGTACGTCGCCAAGTGGGCCCAGCGCCATCCCGAGCAGGCGCCCGAGGCTCCCGAAGAGCTGGTGCAGGGGGCGAGGAAGCAGCTCGAGTCGCATCCCGAGCTGCTCTGA
- the panD gene encoding aspartate 1-decarboxylase produces the protein MMRTMFKSKIHRATVTQADLHYVGSVTVDADLMDAADLLPGELVHIVDIDNGARLETYVIEGERGSGVIGINGAAAHLVHPGDLVILISYAQVDDAEARALTPSIVHVDADNRVVALGTDASAPVPGTRTERSPHAVPARG, from the coding sequence ATGATGCGTACCATGTTCAAGTCGAAGATCCACAGGGCCACGGTGACCCAGGCCGACCTGCACTACGTCGGATCTGTGACGGTTGATGCCGACCTGATGGACGCCGCCGATCTGCTTCCCGGCGAACTTGTCCATATTGTGGATATCGACAACGGTGCCAGGCTCGAGACGTACGTCATCGAGGGCGAACGCGGTTCCGGTGTCATCGGGATCAACGGCGCGGCCGCCCACCTCGTGCACCCCGGCGATCTGGTCATTCTCATCAGCTACGCCCAGGTCGACGACGCCGAGGCCCGTGCGCTCACGCCGAGCATCGTGCACGTCGACGCCGACAACCGCGTGGTCGCTCTGGGCACGGATGCCTCGGCACCGGTGCCGGGCACCCGCACCGAGCGCAGCCCGCACGCCGTTCCCGCGCGCGGCTGA
- a CDS encoding terpene synthase family protein, whose amino-acid sequence MSDSLPEVPPALPAALPMPDLRDSFPGPFPISPHVDAIERHTNDWLDTYPLIGSAGARRALCNITSRGIARTLPTADIDSLFLCADLFLWLTAFDDTCGETAGADDLAGLVRRSAEFIELLSGHDDERSAAEPSVFGAALRDLLVRFEERATPTQYLRITAHLRDNLFGILWEAHHLHTPGHITFRDYRAMRPHTVFVRTVMAAVEVALGYELTRQQRSSTAVRELESAVADLAGWINDVASYAKEAAHEGPSPLSLPTLLMREYDCDIETAFRRAARMCEDEAVIVRSRITDLTTGSVGGLADHARALEAIAASYVWHIEHSRYAP is encoded by the coding sequence ATGAGTGACTCCCTTCCGGAAGTGCCCCCTGCGCTCCCCGCCGCACTGCCGATGCCGGACCTCCGTGACTCCTTCCCCGGCCCCTTCCCCATCAGCCCTCACGTGGACGCCATCGAACGGCACACCAACGACTGGCTCGACACCTATCCGCTGATCGGCTCGGCGGGCGCGCGAAGGGCCCTGTGCAACATCACGAGCCGGGGCATCGCCCGCACCCTCCCGACGGCCGACATCGACAGCCTCTTTCTCTGCGCCGACCTCTTCCTGTGGCTGACAGCGTTCGACGACACCTGCGGCGAGACCGCGGGAGCCGACGACCTCGCCGGACTGGTCCGCAGGAGCGCCGAATTCATCGAGCTGCTCTCCGGCCACGACGACGAACGGTCCGCCGCCGAGCCGAGCGTCTTCGGCGCCGCCCTGCGGGACCTCCTGGTCCGCTTCGAGGAGAGGGCCACGCCCACGCAGTATCTGAGGATCACCGCCCACCTGCGCGACAACCTCTTCGGAATCCTCTGGGAGGCGCACCACCTCCACACCCCCGGCCACATCACGTTCCGCGACTACCGGGCCATGCGCCCCCACACGGTTTTCGTACGCACCGTCATGGCAGCCGTGGAGGTGGCCCTCGGATACGAACTCACCCGGCAGCAGCGTTCCTCGACGGCGGTCCGGGAGCTGGAATCGGCGGTGGCCGACCTCGCCGGATGGATCAACGATGTCGCTTCCTATGCCAAGGAAGCAGCCCACGAGGGGCCGAGCCCGCTGAGCCTGCCCACGCTGCTGATGCGTGAGTACGACTGCGACATCGAGACGGCTTTCCGACGAGCTGCCCGGATGTGTGAAGACGAGGCCGTCATCGTGCGCAGCCGCATCACGGATCTCACCACCGGTTCCGTGGGAGGACTTGCGGATCACGCTCGAGCTCTGGAGGCCATCGCCGCCTCCTACGTCTGGCACATCGAACATTCGCGCTACGCGCCCTGA
- a CDS encoding prenyltransferase/squalene oxidase repeat-containing protein, which yields MSNAPAGTTFPEQAADLVARVDQDRWGSVRPSLYETARVISAAPWLPGEARRVGYLLDEQAADGSWGEGPEPYRLLPTLSGVEAALAVLRRAAVSGDVRSRLTGAAANGLTALRALPPAGPWPDTAAAELLVPGLVSKINEHLAHATEEVPGLGGAVADPVAIPGGYHEGAPAYVAARFEAAGALPMKLHHTFEGIAGHIPRTLTPDIDGLLGSSPAATAAWAASHTPAAVQQAIAHLEPVAHRYDGLFPEAAPIRVFERLWVAAALARAGLPTATLPTIRRWVDEIYDPEGVRGAPGLMKDADDTAMAVLVASLVGRPYGPGPLEPFHNGSHFDCYIGEDTGSVTANAHALQALGGCSRRLPPEDGIDDPRADKLCDWLIGQQGTEGHWPDKWHASPYYSTERCVSALAQHGGPHASAAVAKAVVWTADTQRDDGSWGVWGGTAEETAYAVKILLSAAPPTPGRRQVRALDRAEAYLDAVRDAGTRHPALWHDKTLYAPAAMIEAEILAAREMLRIRHL from the coding sequence ATGAGCAATGCGCCCGCCGGCACGACCTTTCCCGAACAGGCCGCTGATCTGGTGGCCAGGGTCGACCAGGACAGGTGGGGCAGTGTCCGCCCCTCCCTGTACGAGACAGCCCGTGTCATCTCAGCGGCACCCTGGCTGCCCGGTGAGGCGCGGAGGGTCGGATATCTGCTCGATGAGCAGGCAGCCGACGGCAGTTGGGGTGAAGGCCCGGAGCCCTACCGCCTGCTCCCGACACTCAGTGGGGTGGAGGCCGCACTGGCGGTCCTCCGGCGGGCCGCCGTCTCCGGGGACGTCAGGTCCCGGCTCACCGGCGCAGCGGCGAATGGCCTGACGGCGCTGCGTGCACTTCCGCCGGCAGGCCCATGGCCCGACACCGCCGCAGCCGAGCTCCTCGTCCCCGGCCTGGTCTCCAAGATCAACGAACACCTGGCCCACGCCACCGAAGAGGTTCCCGGCCTCGGTGGAGCCGTGGCGGACCCCGTGGCGATACCGGGCGGGTATCACGAGGGGGCACCCGCGTACGTCGCCGCACGGTTCGAGGCAGCGGGTGCTCTCCCCATGAAGCTCCACCACACCTTCGAAGGCATAGCCGGGCACATACCCCGCACTCTCACACCCGACATCGACGGTCTCCTGGGGAGCTCACCGGCCGCCACCGCCGCCTGGGCCGCATCACATACACCTGCCGCCGTGCAGCAAGCGATCGCCCACCTGGAACCCGTCGCACACCGATACGACGGCCTCTTCCCCGAAGCAGCCCCGATCCGTGTCTTCGAACGGCTCTGGGTTGCCGCCGCGCTTGCCCGGGCAGGACTGCCGACCGCCACCTTGCCCACCATTCGCAGGTGGGTCGACGAAATCTACGATCCCGAAGGCGTACGCGGCGCACCCGGCCTCATGAAGGACGCCGACGACACCGCCATGGCCGTGCTGGTGGCGTCGCTGGTCGGCCGACCGTACGGCCCCGGCCCGCTCGAACCGTTCCACAACGGCAGCCACTTCGACTGCTACATCGGGGAGGACACCGGGTCGGTCACGGCGAACGCCCACGCACTCCAGGCACTGGGCGGCTGTTCGCGGCGCCTCCCCCCGGAGGACGGCATCGACGATCCCCGTGCGGACAAGCTGTGCGACTGGCTGATCGGCCAGCAGGGGACCGAAGGGCACTGGCCCGACAAGTGGCACGCCTCTCCGTACTACTCCACCGAGCGGTGCGTGAGCGCGCTGGCACAGCACGGCGGACCTCATGCCTCCGCCGCGGTCGCGAAAGCCGTCGTCTGGACAGCGGACACTCAGCGGGACGACGGATCATGGGGCGTCTGGGGCGGCACCGCCGAGGAGACCGCGTACGCCGTCAAGATCCTGCTCTCCGCGGCCCCTCCCACACCCGGACGACGCCAGGTCCGCGCCCTCGATCGGGCGGAGGCGTACCTGGACGCCGTACGGGACGCCGGCACCCGGCACCCTGCCCTGTGGCACGACAAAACCCTTTATGCGCCCGCTGCGATGATCGAAGCCGAGATCCTCGCAGCGCGGGAGATGCTGCGGATCCGTCACCTCTGA
- a CDS encoding polyprenyl synthetase family protein — MTEILPALPDLSPLHHEVGSALTGFLDSKDRTAPGTELLHLTSTLRRLLAGGKRLRSRLCLYGWQAAGATGDPAAAVRAAASLELFQMFALIHDDVMDDSDIRRGQPSAHRALAMAYTDSGGRRDRAEAHGLGAAVLLGDLALVWSDELLETAGAAPRRLAQVRPLLAKMRSEVMYGQLLDLQTTGRLSDDVETALHIIRYKTAKYTIERPLHIGAALAGATAPVLEACTAFGIPLGEAFQLRDDLLGVFGDSVDTGKSVLDDLRAGKGTVLMALAVQRASPAELSTLRSLVGRSDLNEDQAHEVRTVLDSTGARESVEEMIAVRRTTALAALDEAPFPGVTTASLRRLADAATTRQA, encoded by the coding sequence ATGACGGAAATACTTCCTGCTCTCCCTGACCTCTCTCCTCTGCACCACGAGGTGGGCTCCGCCCTGACGGGCTTCCTGGACTCCAAGGACCGAACGGCACCGGGTACCGAGCTGTTGCACCTGACGTCCACCCTCCGCAGGCTCCTGGCCGGCGGCAAACGCCTGCGTTCCCGGCTGTGCCTCTACGGATGGCAGGCGGCAGGGGCGACAGGAGACCCCGCTGCCGCTGTACGCGCGGCCGCCAGCCTCGAACTCTTTCAGATGTTCGCCCTGATACACGACGACGTGATGGACGACAGCGACATCCGTCGCGGGCAGCCGTCCGCGCACCGCGCGCTGGCCATGGCCTACACCGACAGCGGCGGGCGCCGCGACAGGGCCGAGGCCCACGGCCTCGGCGCCGCCGTACTCCTCGGAGATCTGGCGCTCGTGTGGTCCGACGAACTGCTGGAGACAGCGGGGGCCGCCCCTCGCCGGCTTGCCCAGGTGCGGCCGCTCCTGGCGAAAATGCGGAGTGAGGTCATGTACGGCCAGCTCCTGGACCTTCAGACCACCGGCCGCCTGTCCGACGATGTCGAGACGGCGTTGCACATCATCCGGTACAAGACGGCGAAGTACACGATAGAGCGCCCCCTGCACATCGGGGCGGCCCTGGCCGGCGCCACCGCACCGGTACTGGAAGCCTGCACCGCCTTCGGAATTCCTTTGGGAGAAGCGTTTCAGCTGCGCGACGACCTCCTCGGTGTCTTCGGTGATTCCGTCGACACGGGCAAGTCGGTACTCGACGATCTGCGCGCGGGCAAAGGCACCGTACTGATGGCGCTCGCGGTCCAACGAGCATCTCCCGCGGAGTTGAGCACCCTGCGCAGCCTCGTCGGCCGGAGCGACCTGAACGAGGACCAGGCCCACGAGGTCCGCACCGTCCTCGATTCCACAGGCGCCCGGGAGAGCGTCGAGGAAATGATCGCCGTGCGACGGACCACCGCACTGGCAGCCCTGGACGAGGCCCCCTTCCCAGGCGTCACGACGGCCTCCCTGCGCCGGCTTGCCGACGCTGCGACCACACGCCAGGCATAA
- a CDS encoding cytochrome P450 has translation MTITPTDAPVSLHGAEHAANPQRSYELLRRQGPVGVAEVAPGVVVHLVTDYQAAVELLRDTDTWSKDTRSWLHQVPQDSPIRPLVEWRPSLFFADGEQHAHLRRVITDSFGLLDPHEVRALTCRYADTLLQDFADTGNVDLVRQYAQQLPLMIFNALFGMPDEHGPQLVWALAAMMDSDPEKQAAGGQTFGAYLQTLYATKSVQRGQDLTSWFIDHPNGLNQEEATNQILITLGAGNEPLVNLIANTLVRMLSDERYFGTLTTGSLPIQHAINDALWNESPLANYSFHVPKEDINFHGTAIAAGSPVMVSYAAANTCPHSGTPSDGYRSGTKAHLAFAAGPHACPASDVALLIATTAIERLVSYLPDIEMAVPKDQLAYRAGAVHRTLTALPARFTPLTPDAKGATPWSRSPVDPRNKDGSASADAAFSAASRPSA, from the coding sequence GTGACCATCACCCCGACCGATGCGCCCGTGTCCCTGCACGGGGCCGAGCACGCTGCCAACCCCCAGCGCAGCTATGAACTGCTGCGCCGGCAGGGACCCGTTGGCGTCGCCGAGGTCGCCCCCGGTGTCGTTGTCCATCTGGTCACCGACTACCAGGCCGCAGTCGAACTCCTGCGGGACACGGACACATGGTCCAAGGACACCCGTAGTTGGCTTCACCAGGTGCCGCAGGACAGCCCGATCAGGCCCCTCGTGGAGTGGCGGCCGAGCCTCTTCTTCGCCGACGGCGAGCAGCACGCGCACCTACGGCGTGTGATCACCGACAGCTTCGGCCTCCTGGACCCCCACGAGGTACGCGCCCTGACGTGCCGCTACGCGGACACACTGCTCCAGGATTTCGCCGATACCGGGAACGTCGACCTCGTCCGGCAGTACGCGCAGCAGCTGCCCCTGATGATCTTCAACGCCCTGTTCGGCATGCCGGACGAACACGGCCCACAGCTTGTGTGGGCTCTCGCGGCGATGATGGACAGCGATCCGGAGAAGCAGGCAGCCGGGGGGCAGACGTTCGGCGCCTACCTCCAGACGCTCTACGCCACCAAGTCCGTCCAGCGCGGCCAGGATCTGACCTCGTGGTTCATCGACCACCCCAACGGCCTGAACCAGGAAGAGGCCACCAACCAGATTCTGATCACGCTCGGCGCGGGCAACGAGCCGCTGGTCAACCTCATCGCGAACACACTCGTCCGTATGTTGAGTGACGAGCGCTACTTCGGCACGCTGACCACGGGCAGTCTGCCCATCCAGCATGCGATCAACGACGCGCTGTGGAACGAGTCGCCCTTGGCCAACTACAGCTTCCACGTGCCCAAGGAGGACATCAACTTCCACGGGACCGCCATAGCCGCGGGCTCGCCCGTCATGGTCTCGTACGCCGCCGCGAACACCTGCCCCCACTCGGGCACCCCGTCGGACGGCTACCGCTCGGGTACCAAGGCGCACCTGGCCTTCGCAGCCGGTCCTCATGCCTGTCCCGCCAGTGACGTGGCACTGCTCATCGCCACGACGGCGATCGAACGGCTCGTCAGCTATCTGCCGGACATCGAGATGGCTGTCCCCAAGGACCAACTCGCCTACCGGGCAGGCGCCGTTCACCGGACGCTCACCGCGCTGCCCGCACGGTTCACCCCGCTGACCCCCGACGCCAAGGGGGCAACGCCTTGGTCCCGGAGTCCCGTCGATCCCAGGAACAAGGACGGGTCGGCCTCCGCGGATGCGGCCTTCAGCGCAGCGTCGAGGCCATCGGCCTAG
- a CDS encoding GTP-binding protein: MKILVAGPIGVGKTTSIQTLSEIPTLHTDEVMTDAAATTDDLSLVGLRNKTTTTVAIDFGRRTLPGNKIVLYLYGTPGQRRFLPLWEGIAFGALGALVLADTRRLDESFEVMDLIEERGLPYAVAVNTFPDSPDYPIELLRSKLDLDAATPLVTCDARDMKSSLEALIALTAHSISSAVAGAETS; the protein is encoded by the coding sequence ATCAAGATTCTTGTGGCCGGCCCCATCGGTGTAGGCAAGACGACGTCGATACAAACGCTGTCAGAGATACCGACGCTGCACACCGACGAGGTCATGACCGACGCGGCGGCCACCACCGACGACCTCAGCCTCGTCGGTCTGCGCAACAAGACCACGACCACGGTGGCCATCGACTTCGGCCGCCGGACCCTGCCGGGCAACAAGATCGTTCTGTATCTGTACGGAACGCCGGGGCAGCGCCGCTTCCTTCCCCTGTGGGAGGGCATCGCCTTCGGAGCTCTCGGAGCCCTCGTCCTGGCCGACACCAGGCGCCTGGACGAATCCTTCGAGGTGATGGATCTCATCGAGGAGCGCGGTTTGCCGTACGCAGTCGCAGTCAATACCTTCCCTGACTCACCCGACTACCCGATAGAGCTGCTCCGTTCGAAGCTCGACCTCGACGCGGCCACCCCACTGGTCACCTGCGACGCCCGTGACATGAAGAGCAGCCTGGAAGCTCTCATCGCCCTTACCGCCCATTCCATTTCCTCTGCCGTAGCCGGAGCCGAAACCTCGTGA